From Selenomonas sp. AB3002, one genomic window encodes:
- the cobK gene encoding precorrin-6A reductase gives MIFVMAGTKDGRELVKMLLAAGYQVTASVVSSYGKQLLEENKGHSLVVNDEPMDGEALEKYFLAHHIEACVDASHPYAVNASQNAMAACHGVKIPYLRYERNLTRLDYEKTVIVHSYEEAAAEAAKLGKVIFLTTGSRNLSKFTSAECLRDCRLIARVLPTAEVIGLCEDLGLAPDQIVALQGPFSAALNRELFLRYEAEVIITKNSGTLGGTDTKVQAAAELGLPLIVIDRPPLAYDCLCSTFDELKDNLHDLLKEDA, from the coding sequence ATGATTTTCGTCATGGCAGGAACCAAGGACGGCAGGGAACTGGTGAAAATGCTGCTGGCAGCTGGCTATCAGGTGACGGCTTCGGTGGTGAGTTCTTACGGCAAACAGCTGCTGGAAGAAAACAAAGGTCACAGTCTGGTGGTAAATGACGAACCCATGGACGGTGAGGCACTGGAGAAATATTTCCTGGCACATCACATAGAAGCCTGTGTAGATGCCAGCCACCCTTACGCCGTCAATGCCTCCCAGAATGCCATGGCAGCCTGTCACGGTGTGAAAATCCCTTATCTGCGCTATGAACGCAATCTTACCCGGCTGGATTACGAAAAGACTGTGATAGTGCATAGCTATGAGGAAGCGGCGGCAGAAGCGGCTAAGCTGGGCAAGGTGATTTTCCTCACCACCGGCAGCCGTAATCTCAGCAAGTTCACCTCAGCAGAGTGTCTACGGGATTGCCGCTTGATAGCCAGGGTGCTGCCTACAGCAGAGGTAATTGGCCTTTGTGAGGATTTGGGGCTGGCGCCTGACCAGATTGTGGCCCTGCAGGGGCCTTTTTCTGCCGCCCTGAACAGGGAGCTGTTTCTGAGATATGAGGCGGAGGTTATCATCACCAAGAACAGCGGCACATTGGGTGGCACGGATACCAAGGTACAGGCAGCAGCGGAACTGGGCCTGCCCCTCATTGTCATTGACAGGCCGCCCTTGGCTTATGACTGCCTGTGCAGTACTTTTGACGAATTAAAAGATAACTTGCATGACCTGCTGAAGGAGGATGCCTAA
- the cobJ gene encoding precorrin-3B C(17)-methyltransferase: MAKITVVGLGPGSLLDMTPRALQAIEQAEVVAGYNTYIKLIEELLEDGSKEVIGTGMMQEIDRCRMAVEIAASGKETVVVSSGDAGVYGMAGLVLELILKLPEEKRPEWGGVVAGVSAVNAAASILGAPLMHDFAVISLSNLLTPWETIRKRIEMAAEGDFVTALYNPKSKKRVQNIEAVREIMLKHRSPDTPVGIVTAASREKQSKVISTLQDFTKEEINMFSLVIIGNSQTYVQEGWMVTPRGYEKKETL, translated from the coding sequence ATGGCAAAGATAACGGTAGTGGGCCTTGGCCCTGGCAGTCTTTTGGACATGACGCCCCGGGCCTTGCAGGCAATCGAGCAGGCAGAAGTGGTGGCGGGATATAATACTTATATCAAGCTCATTGAAGAACTTTTGGAAGACGGCTCCAAAGAGGTCATTGGCACTGGCATGATGCAGGAGATTGACCGTTGCCGCATGGCGGTGGAAATAGCTGCTTCCGGCAAGGAAACTGTGGTTGTCTCCAGCGGTGATGCCGGGGTTTACGGCATGGCAGGCCTGGTGCTGGAACTGATTCTGAAGCTGCCGGAGGAAAAGCGTCCTGAGTGGGGCGGCGTGGTGGCAGGTGTGTCGGCTGTTAACGCAGCTGCTTCCATCCTGGGGGCACCGCTGATGCACGATTTTGCGGTCATCAGCCTTTCCAATCTCCTGACGCCCTGGGAGACTATCAGGAAGCGCATCGAGATGGCGGCGGAGGGGGATTTCGTCACCGCACTCTATAACCCCAAGAGCAAGAAACGGGTGCAGAATATCGAGGCAGTGCGGGAAATCATGCTGAAGCACCGCAGCCCCGACACCCCCGTGGGCATTGTCACCGCAGCAAGCCGGGAGAAGCAGTCTAAGGTCATCTCTACCTTGCAGGACTTTACCAAGGAAGAAATCAACATGTTCTCCCTGGTCATAATCGGCAATTCCCAGACTTACGTGCAGGAGGGCTGGATGGTGACACCCCGTGGCTATGAGAAAAAGGAGACGCTCTAA